Proteins co-encoded in one Methylomonas albis genomic window:
- the bioC gene encoding malonyl-ACP O-methyltransferase BioC, translating to MSLAVLDKAKIRHSFAAAADSYDSAAKLQRQVALALLQKFPLQSMPGWVLDMGCGTGFLTRHLSVESQDLSCLALDIALPMLQASRRNNRSLPVDYVCADAEELPFVDRSFQQVYSNLALQWCQNLPAVFADVRRVLMPDGQLVFSIFGPETLRELKAAWIGVDDFAHVNDFYSVGQIRDFLQMAGLGQVDVETVMYRLRYPSVLALMRELKDLGAHNVSHARNRRLTTRSQLQQMLMQYENSMLNGEILASYDIIFVRARR from the coding sequence ATGAGTCTTGCTGTGCTGGATAAAGCCAAGATCAGGCATTCCTTCGCTGCGGCCGCCGACAGCTATGATTCGGCGGCGAAGTTGCAACGCCAGGTAGCGTTGGCCTTGTTGCAAAAATTTCCGCTGCAGTCTATGCCGGGTTGGGTATTGGATATGGGTTGCGGCACTGGCTTTTTGACGCGGCATTTATCGGTCGAAAGCCAGGATCTATCCTGTTTGGCATTGGATATTGCTTTGCCGATGCTGCAGGCTTCGCGGCGGAACAACCGAAGTTTACCGGTTGATTATGTCTGCGCCGATGCCGAAGAACTGCCGTTTGTGGATAGGAGTTTCCAACAGGTTTATTCGAATCTGGCGCTACAGTGGTGTCAGAACTTGCCGGCGGTGTTTGCCGATGTACGACGAGTATTGATGCCTGATGGGCAGTTGGTATTCTCGATTTTCGGCCCGGAAACCTTGAGGGAATTGAAAGCCGCCTGGATCGGTGTCGACGATTTTGCCCATGTTAACGATTTTTATAGTGTTGGACAGATTCGCGATTTTCTGCAGATGGCCGGGTTAGGGCAGGTCGATGTGGAAACCGTAATGTATCGCTTAAGGTATCCCTCGGTGCTGGCTTTGATGCGGGAGCTAAAAGACCTGGGTGCGCATAATGTCAGCCACGCCAGAAATCGGCGGCTGACCACGCGCTCGCAATTACAGCAAATGCTGATGCAGTATGAAAATAGTATGCTAAACGGCGAAATACTTGCCAGCTATGACATTATTTTCGTGCGGGCAAGGCGATGA
- the bioH gene encoding pimeloyl-ACP methyl ester esterase BioH, giving the protein MTGIHREIYGQGRPLVMLHGWAMHSGIWREFARHLARHRQVICLDLPGHGRSAELGTFDLPTIAAALLNAIPVNRFSVLGWSLGATVALDMAARCPDRVQSLFLLSGNPKFVKNADWPGVRPEVLDGFVSQLSEDTQLTLQRFLGLQVQGLPESRALLHKLRLAVHECDAPASDALQGGLHILKNSDLRKSVVGLRCPITVMQGDKDTLIPAQTGRAIKTLNPRVALHVLTNAGHVPFLSHSQQLCDIVAAAE; this is encoded by the coding sequence ATGACTGGAATTCATCGAGAAATATATGGCCAGGGCCGACCGTTAGTGATGCTGCACGGTTGGGCGATGCATAGCGGTATCTGGCGTGAATTTGCCAGGCACTTGGCTAGGCATCGTCAGGTGATTTGCCTGGATTTGCCCGGTCATGGTCGTAGCGCCGAATTGGGGACCTTTGATCTACCGACTATCGCCGCCGCCTTGCTCAACGCTATCCCGGTCAATCGTTTTAGCGTGTTGGGTTGGTCGCTGGGGGCGACGGTGGCTTTGGATATGGCGGCCCGATGCCCTGATCGCGTGCAGTCTTTGTTCTTGTTATCCGGTAATCCTAAGTTTGTGAAGAATGCCGATTGGCCGGGGGTGAGGCCGGAGGTGCTGGATGGCTTCGTCTCCCAACTTAGCGAAGACACGCAACTGACCTTGCAACGCTTTTTGGGTTTGCAAGTGCAGGGCTTGCCTGAAAGTCGAGCGTTATTGCATAAATTGCGCTTGGCGGTGCATGAGTGCGATGCACCGGCTAGCGATGCGTTGCAGGGTGGTTTGCATATTCTGAAAAACAGCGATTTACGTAAATCCGTAGTGGGTTTACGTTGTCCGATCACGGTAATGCAAGGCGACAAAGATACCCTGATTCCGGCGCAAACCGGGCGCGCCATAAAGACTCTGAATCCGCGCGTTGCATTACATGTTTTGACCAATGCCGGACACGTGCCGTTTCTATCGCATTCGCAGCAATTATGCGACATCGTTGCGGCGGCTGAATGA
- the bioF gene encoding 8-amino-7-oxononanoate synthase, protein MSNAFYDFTGELRRLEQDNLYRYRRVVDGPQDIKLNVGGRELINFCSNDYLGLANHSEVAAAFKSGVERYGVGSGSAHLICGHSSAHHALEEELAAFTGRERALLFSTGYMANLGVISALLGRGDTVLEDRLNHASLLDGGLLSRARFQRYRHADSADLQATLAVTSGKALLVSDGVFSMDGDLAPLPAMVELAEQHHAGLLIDDAHGFGVLGKNGGGVVEHFGFSQDDVPILMGTLGKAFGTFGAFVAGSEDLIEMLIQKARSYVFTTALPAAVAEATRASLRLLQVESWRREQLQKLIRRFRQGAKQQGLHLMDSFTAIQPVLIGDSGQAMVASQRLLEHGLWVSAIRPPTVPAGSARLRITFSANHTEQQVDALLEALDKALS, encoded by the coding sequence ATGTCCAACGCTTTTTACGATTTTACCGGCGAGCTGCGACGACTGGAGCAGGACAATCTGTATCGGTACAGACGTGTCGTCGATGGTCCGCAAGACATAAAGCTCAATGTCGGCGGTAGGGAGCTGATCAATTTTTGCAGCAACGATTATCTGGGACTGGCCAATCATTCCGAGGTGGCGGCGGCATTCAAGTCCGGTGTTGAGCGTTACGGTGTCGGCAGCGGTTCTGCGCATCTGATTTGCGGGCATAGTAGTGCGCATCACGCCTTGGAAGAAGAGTTGGCGGCGTTCACCGGAAGAGAAAGGGCTTTGTTGTTTTCCACAGGATATATGGCCAATCTGGGGGTGATTTCCGCTTTGCTGGGGCGCGGTGATACGGTGCTGGAGGACCGCTTGAATCACGCTTCATTATTGGACGGCGGTTTGCTGTCGCGGGCGCGTTTTCAGCGCTATCGACACGCGGATTCCGCAGATTTGCAGGCTACGCTAGCGGTTACTTCCGGGAAGGCTTTGTTGGTCAGCGACGGCGTGTTTAGCATGGATGGTGATTTGGCGCCGCTGCCGGCCATGGTTGAGTTGGCCGAACAGCATCATGCAGGGTTATTGATCGATGATGCCCATGGTTTTGGCGTACTCGGTAAAAACGGCGGCGGCGTGGTCGAGCATTTCGGCTTTAGTCAGGATGATGTGCCTATCCTGATGGGTACCTTGGGTAAGGCTTTTGGAACCTTTGGTGCGTTTGTGGCCGGTTCCGAGGATTTGATCGAGATGCTGATTCAAAAAGCCAGGAGTTATGTGTTTACTACGGCACTGCCGGCGGCTGTGGCTGAAGCGACTCGCGCTAGTTTGCGTTTGCTGCAAGTCGAGTCCTGGCGCCGCGAACAGTTGCAAAAGCTAATCCGCCGTTTCCGGCAAGGTGCGAAGCAGCAAGGCTTGCACTTGATGGACTCTTTTACCGCGATTCAGCCCGTTCTGATTGGCGACAGCGGCCAAGCCATGGTGGCTAGTCAGCGATTGTTGGAACATGGGTTGTGGGTAAGCGCGATTCGGCCGCCGACTGTGCCGGCCGGTAGCGCCCGCTTGCGGATTACTTTTTCGGCTAATCATACCGAACAACAGGTCGATGCTTTGTTGGAAGCATTGGACAAGGCCTTGTCATGA
- the bioB gene encoding biotin synthase BioB has product MSASQKPLESAVTIRNDWQLHEVEALLALPFNDLIFQAQSVHRVYFDPNEIQVSSLLSIKTGSCSEDCGYCPQSARYDSDLNPEALMPVDAVLKAAQQAKEQGASRFCMGAAWRSPKDRDIERVVEMVQGVKALGMETCVTLGMLSDKQTQALKDGGLDYYNHNLDTSEEYYSEIITTRTYQDRLDTLERVRDAGINVCCGGIVGMGESTVDRAKLLLQLANMPKHPESVPINMLVQVEGTPLHGVEALDPIVFVRTIAVARILMPQSRVRLSAGRKAMGDEMQALCFLAGANSIFYGDKLLTTDNPMTNHDQQLFERLGVKMGGSSYA; this is encoded by the coding sequence ATGTCTGCAAGCCAGAAACCCTTGGAATCAGCGGTAACCATTCGTAACGATTGGCAGTTGCACGAAGTCGAAGCATTGCTGGCACTGCCGTTTAACGATCTGATTTTTCAGGCGCAAAGCGTACACCGGGTATATTTCGATCCCAACGAGATTCAGGTTAGCAGTTTATTGAGCATCAAGACTGGCTCCTGCTCCGAGGATTGCGGTTATTGCCCGCAAAGCGCACGTTACGATTCCGATCTAAATCCGGAAGCCTTGATGCCGGTGGATGCGGTATTGAAAGCCGCGCAACAAGCCAAAGAGCAGGGCGCATCCCGGTTTTGCATGGGCGCGGCCTGGCGCAGCCCGAAAGACAGAGACATCGAGCGGGTCGTGGAAATGGTGCAGGGCGTGAAAGCGCTCGGCATGGAAACTTGCGTCACGCTGGGCATGCTTAGCGATAAACAGACCCAAGCCTTGAAAGATGGCGGTCTGGATTATTACAACCACAATCTGGATACGTCCGAAGAGTATTATTCCGAAATCATCACCACCCGTACTTATCAAGATCGCCTGGATACCCTGGAGCGGGTGCGTGATGCCGGTATCAATGTTTGTTGCGGCGGTATCGTCGGCATGGGCGAGTCTACGGTCGATCGGGCTAAATTGTTGTTGCAATTGGCGAATATGCCCAAGCATCCGGAAAGCGTGCCTATCAACATGTTGGTGCAAGTGGAAGGTACCCCGCTGCACGGCGTTGAAGCGCTGGATCCCATTGTTTTTGTACGCACCATTGCCGTTGCCAGAATTTTAATGCCACAATCGCGCGTCCGTCTTTCGGCTGGCCGAAAAGCAATGGGCGATGAGATGCAGGCCTTGTGCTTCCTGGCTGGTGCCAATTCGATATTTTATGGCGACAAATTGCTAACTACCGACAATCCGATGACCAATCACGATCAGCAATTGTTCGAGCGTTTGGGTGTCAAGATGGGCGGTTCCAGTTACGCCTAA
- a CDS encoding ComF family protein: MVNNWLNIIQKKLLPPRCVLCAGPGYKDLDLCLGCLTDLPRNLSCCYRCGEHFETAIDVPQLCGRCLKKSPAFDETYAPFLYQSQMRHMIGRLKFANDYKHARLMAALLAEHIADSAELPDCLLPVPLHPKRYRERGFNQSIEIARHLSRQLGIPLDLTSCVRQRDTNHQTGLPAKQRRKNMRQAFKLVKPLAFQHIAIIDDVMTTGATCSALAATLKQAGVGKVDVWVCARA; this comes from the coding sequence ATGGTAAACAACTGGCTGAACATTATACAGAAGAAATTGCTGCCGCCACGCTGTGTGTTATGCGCTGGTCCGGGATACAAGGATTTGGACTTGTGCCTAGGCTGTTTGACCGACCTACCCCGTAACCTTTCCTGTTGCTACCGCTGTGGAGAACACTTCGAGACTGCTATAGACGTGCCGCAGTTGTGCGGCCGCTGCTTGAAGAAATCGCCGGCCTTCGACGAGACCTATGCGCCGTTTTTATACCAAAGCCAGATGCGCCATATGATTGGAAGATTAAAGTTTGCCAACGATTATAAACACGCGCGCTTGATGGCGGCCTTGCTGGCCGAGCATATTGCCGACAGCGCAGAGTTACCGGATTGCCTGTTACCCGTACCCTTGCATCCCAAGCGTTATCGGGAGCGCGGGTTCAATCAGTCCATAGAAATTGCCCGGCATTTATCCCGGCAACTGGGCATTCCGCTGGATTTGACCAGCTGCGTTCGCCAGCGCGACACTAATCATCAAACCGGCTTGCCAGCCAAGCAGCGCCGGAAAAACATGCGTCAGGCCTTCAAGCTTGTTAAGCCCCTGGCGTTTCAACATATTGCGATTATTGACGATGTAATGACTACCGGCGCGACCTGCTCAGCGCTGGCCGCTACGCTGAAGCAAGCCGGCGTCGGCAAAGTTGATGTTTGGGTTTGCGCACGGGCCTAA
- a CDS encoding flavoprotein: protein MTTPRLAWAITGSGHYIEECLEYMLTLDKVDLYLSQAGEEVLKMYGIRLDDIKAKMPVYRDKAASAPPVGLFYKGYYHTFVMAPTTSNTIAKCVLGIADSLVTNLYSQAGKCRVPSIVYPCDTLPEIETTAPGKKKFMVYPRPIDLEATDKIRSFPYTQVVDDVEQLIVAVNARLASL from the coding sequence ATGACCACACCGCGTCTCGCCTGGGCTATTACCGGCTCCGGACACTATATAGAAGAATGTCTTGAATACATGCTGACGCTGGACAAGGTCGATCTGTATTTGAGCCAGGCCGGTGAGGAAGTATTGAAAATGTACGGCATTCGTCTGGACGACATCAAGGCTAAAATGCCGGTCTACCGGGATAAAGCCGCTTCGGCGCCTCCGGTCGGTTTATTCTACAAGGGCTATTACCACACCTTTGTCATGGCCCCCACCACCTCTAATACCATCGCCAAATGCGTGTTGGGCATCGCCGATTCATTGGTCACCAACCTGTATTCCCAAGCCGGCAAATGCCGCGTACCCAGCATCGTTTACCCTTGTGACACCCTGCCGGAGATTGAAACCACCGCGCCCGGCAAGAAAAAGTTCATGGTTTATCCGCGCCCCATCGATTTGGAAGCCACCGACAAAATTCGCTCTTTTCCTTATACGCAGGTGGTTGATGATGTCGAGCAACTGATCGTTGCGGTCAATGCCCGATTAGCCAGCCTATGA
- a CDS encoding DUF6513 domain-containing protein, translated as MSERILFITGRLAEKQVRQVLEKMQPDFQYKVYVMGVTVAALITSDMIIRRMPDAQGADRVILPGRCRGDLAALAQHFGLPFERGPEEIKDLPQHFGLAAQHYDLSQYQTKVFAEITDAPSISVEAVIERAYYYQASGADVIDIGCLPGTPFPHLAECIRTLKQEGFTVSIDSLEDADLLAGGKAGADYMLSLTTKSLWIADEVATTPILIPEVHGDLDTLDAAIAILQRKNRAFIVDPILDPIHFGFTDSIVRNHEFRRRYPEVEMMMGVGNLTELTHADTSGINAMLLGICSELNINHILATEVSKHARRAIKEADSARRIMYTAKQHNTLPKHIAPDLLTVHDSSPFLNSRAEIESLAAEIKDPSYRIQVSSDGIHVFNRDGLHTAQDPFDLYPKLHVETDGGHAFYLGVELARAEIAWQLGKRFTQDQQLSWGCAAQGTEPVVDLHTFKPAGNTLKKHED; from the coding sequence ATGAGCGAACGCATCCTGTTCATCACTGGCCGACTGGCGGAGAAACAAGTCCGGCAGGTATTGGAAAAAATGCAGCCGGACTTTCAATACAAAGTCTATGTGATGGGCGTGACGGTGGCCGCCTTGATTACCAGCGACATGATCATCCGCCGCATGCCCGATGCGCAAGGCGCTGACCGGGTGATCTTACCGGGCCGCTGCCGCGGCGATCTGGCCGCGCTGGCTCAACACTTTGGCCTGCCGTTCGAGCGCGGCCCGGAAGAGATAAAAGACTTACCGCAACATTTTGGCCTGGCTGCCCAGCATTACGACCTAAGCCAATACCAAACCAAAGTTTTCGCGGAAATCACCGACGCCCCCAGCATTAGCGTCGAGGCGGTGATCGAGCGAGCTTACTACTATCAAGCCAGCGGTGCCGATGTCATCGACATTGGCTGCCTGCCCGGCACGCCGTTTCCGCATCTGGCCGAATGCATCCGCACTTTAAAACAAGAAGGCTTCACCGTCAGCATCGATTCGTTGGAAGACGCCGATTTATTGGCCGGCGGTAAAGCCGGAGCCGATTACATGCTGAGTTTGACCACCAAGAGTCTGTGGATTGCTGACGAAGTGGCGACCACGCCGATTTTAATCCCGGAAGTCCATGGCGACTTGGACACGTTGGACGCGGCCATCGCGATATTGCAGCGCAAAAACCGCGCTTTCATCGTCGACCCCATCCTCGACCCTATCCATTTTGGTTTCACCGATTCCATTGTCCGCAATCATGAATTCCGCCGCCGCTATCCGGAGGTGGAAATGATGATGGGCGTCGGCAATCTCACCGAATTGACTCACGCCGACACCTCCGGCATTAACGCCATGTTGCTGGGGATATGCTCGGAGCTGAATATCAACCATATTCTGGCTACCGAAGTCAGCAAACACGCGCGCCGCGCCATCAAGGAAGCCGACAGCGCTCGCCGCATCATGTACACCGCCAAGCAGCACAACACCCTGCCCAAGCACATCGCCCCGGATCTATTGACTGTGCATGACAGCTCGCCGTTTTTGAACAGCCGCGCGGAAATCGAAAGTTTGGCAGCAGAAATCAAAGACCCCAGCTACCGGATCCAGGTCAGTAGCGACGGCATTCATGTGTTTAACCGCGACGGCCTGCACACCGCGCAAGACCCGTTCGATTTATACCCAAAACTGCACGTCGAAACCGACGGCGGCCATGCCTTTTATTTGGGTGTAGAACTGGCCCGCGCCGAAATCGCCTGGCAGCTGGGCAAGCGCTTTACCCAGGATCAGCAACTAAGCTGGGGCTGCGCCGCGCAAGGTACCGAGCCGGTGGTGGATTTACATACCTTCAAACCCGCCGGCAACACCTTAAAAAAGCACGAAGACTAA
- a CDS encoding NifB/NifX family molybdenum-iron cluster-binding protein: protein MAEFPLKLAVATKDNISINEHFGHATKFSVYSASETGCELLETREVANYCLGQHADESAMPGILATIEDCYAVFVARIGDGPTAKVHAIGVRAVAEYAYAAVEESLLDYAKRTAAGEEIG from the coding sequence ATGGCTGAATTTCCCTTAAAACTGGCCGTCGCCACCAAAGACAATATTTCCATCAACGAACATTTCGGCCATGCCACAAAATTTTCGGTGTATAGCGCCAGCGAGACCGGCTGCGAGTTACTGGAAACCCGTGAAGTGGCTAATTACTGCCTGGGCCAGCATGCCGACGAATCGGCAATGCCCGGCATTTTGGCAACCATTGAAGACTGTTACGCCGTATTCGTGGCGCGCATCGGCGACGGCCCCACCGCAAAAGTCCATGCCATCGGCGTCCGGGCCGTGGCGGAATATGCCTACGCAGCGGTCGAGGAATCCTTGCTGGACTATGCCAAACGCACCGCTGCTGGTGAGGAAATCGGATGA